Proteins encoded by one window of Sediminicoccus rosea:
- a CDS encoding SapC family protein — protein MNAPTLPVLYSALEPLDSDRHAGLHLRDVGHGFAAHLSSIPLAVEEFALAGRHMPVVFAAQAPHMPVALTGLAPDRNLFVDEKGAWRRGTYVPAYLRRYPFLLVRAAADSDQLVLCIDPQAPQFAASAGEPIFDADRKPAPLATKALDFTRSVEAAFRKTQEFAEGLSLMGLLQPAATQFEWEGKPFRVDGFHAVDRERLAKLTGEQLVTLRDKGWLDAIYAHMLSLGGIPELKQMQG, from the coding sequence ATGAACGCCCCGACCTTGCCCGTCCTGTATTCGGCGCTGGAGCCGCTCGACAGCGATCGCCATGCGGGGCTGCACCTGCGCGACGTGGGGCACGGCTTCGCCGCGCATCTCTCCTCCATCCCGCTCGCCGTCGAGGAATTCGCGCTGGCCGGGCGCCACATGCCGGTGGTCTTCGCCGCGCAGGCGCCGCACATGCCCGTGGCGCTGACCGGCCTCGCCCCTGACCGCAACCTCTTCGTGGATGAGAAGGGCGCCTGGCGCCGCGGGACCTACGTGCCGGCCTATCTGCGCCGCTATCCCTTCCTGCTGGTGCGCGCGGCGGCGGATTCCGACCAGCTCGTGCTCTGCATCGACCCCCAGGCGCCGCAATTCGCCGCCTCGGCCGGGGAGCCCATCTTCGACGCCGACCGCAAGCCCGCGCCGCTCGCCACCAAGGCGTTGGACTTCACCCGCTCGGTCGAGGCCGCCTTCCGCAAGACGCAGGAATTCGCGGAGGGCCTCTCGCTGATGGGCCTGCTGCAGCCGGCGGCCACGCAGTTCGAATGGGAAGGCAAGCCCTTCCGCGTGGACGGCTTCCACGCCGTGGACCGGGAGCGCTTGGCGAAGCTGACCGGCGAGCAGCTGGTGACGCTGCGGGACAAGGGCTGGC
- a CDS encoding cupin domain-containing protein, with product MQQGLTEAAFALAFEGMSVDEALALREGLAWKHFRGARPDRFAPLLSVADLDAHLRTDGARTPRIAMADEARNGSAGVPEEEFALPDGRVDLPRLLARFDAGASLVVSQFHETHPPLANFCRGLERLFLHPVQSNIYLTPPAAQGFRTHFDTHDVLVLQVEGRKRWRIWDGERVERPTRRTPWPGNMAPLGEPHVLVLEPGDALYIPRGIMHDAATEAGERSLHATIGFMESSWAQAMRALLDEAELADPKLRESVPSWRIGEADLLPGLAERLARLATPAHAERLANLLLEQLARDRQPLPARGLFAPMPEGALRLSEGMHSHLVQAQDGSATLFWTGGALPLTPHEVNELAALAEGTVPGDADFARRLWGMGLLEPA from the coding sequence ATGCAGCAAGGATTGACCGAGGCGGCCTTCGCCCTCGCCTTCGAGGGCATGAGCGTGGACGAGGCGCTGGCCCTGCGCGAGGGGCTGGCCTGGAAGCATTTCAGGGGCGCGCGCCCGGACCGCTTCGCGCCCCTGCTCAGCGTGGCCGATCTCGACGCGCATCTGCGGACCGATGGCGCGCGCACGCCGCGCATCGCCATGGCGGACGAGGCGCGCAACGGCAGCGCCGGCGTGCCGGAGGAGGAATTCGCGCTGCCCGATGGACGGGTGGACCTGCCCCGGCTGCTGGCGCGCTTCGATGCCGGCGCCTCGCTCGTCGTCTCGCAATTCCATGAGACGCATCCACCGCTCGCGAATTTCTGCCGGGGGCTGGAGCGGCTCTTCCTGCACCCGGTGCAGTCCAACATCTACCTGACGCCGCCTGCGGCGCAGGGCTTCCGCACGCATTTCGACACGCATGACGTGCTGGTGCTGCAGGTGGAGGGCCGCAAGCGCTGGCGCATCTGGGATGGCGAGCGTGTGGAGCGGCCGACGCGCCGCACCCCCTGGCCCGGCAACATGGCCCCGCTGGGCGAGCCGCATGTGCTCGTCCTGGAACCGGGCGACGCGCTCTATATCCCGCGCGGCATCATGCATGACGCGGCGACCGAGGCGGGCGAACGCTCGCTCCACGCCACGATCGGCTTCATGGAGTCGTCCTGGGCGCAGGCGATGCGCGCCCTGCTGGACGAGGCGGAACTGGCCGACCCCAAGCTGCGCGAAAGCGTGCCAAGCTGGCGCATCGGCGAGGCCGACCTGCTGCCTGGCCTGGCCGAGCGCCTCGCCCGGCTCGCCACCCCCGCCCATGCCGAGCGGCTCGCCAACCTGCTGCTGGAGCAGCTGGCGCGGGACCGCCAGCCCCTGCCCGCCCGCGGCCTCTTCGCGCCCATGCCCGAGGGCGCGCTGCGGCTGAGCGAGGGCATGCATTCCCACCTGGTGCAGGCGCAGGACGGCTCGGCGACGCTGTTCTGGACCGGCGGCGCCCTGCCGCTCACGCCGCATGAGGTGAATGAGCTGGCCGCGCTGGCGGAGGGCACCGTGCCGGGCGATGCCGATTTCGCCCGCAGGCTCTGGGGCATGGGGCTGCTGGAACCGGCCTGA